The following are encoded together in the Bradymonas sediminis genome:
- a CDS encoding CehA/McbA family metallohydrolase, whose product MLLGLIFSMSLSVACGSDEEEKFDPIDVVDAGEGDTGEVTKVELPDGVAVPIDLSEFLEGAPTGEAGTLGVYELKEGDDRPTNEIAESRPGDWVLENDRVKLFVEGAKRAMSPCPYGGNIIDAQVKGEGGNLSLDNTGEICMMINVGQTFAPERFDVVLDGADGGPVVLAVSGELELLDFIDIKTMADSFAPGILDKVAIDPDNIMPNKVTRYFILMPGENNVRVIEALQNTGEELRHIMSGHLMRGGGHGNYFNPISRLNGWGYTSLGLSNLSGDPLPFVAFAGPTGGYAYVPKPDPNLMPEEGGLPRGGVQAAVAGVSLSLLGLEDVAATLLAKEEKLAQMPGILHLQPGEIGLVEHREYFGGGALSSITDDIYPYLAETTGTLQGKVLDSEGSGVAGAKVTAINAGGQAMSQAVTDADGRYSMVLPVDDYSVRARFEARVSLADASATVSADASAEADVTLKDGATISISTKTPGGAATPGRVSLFCEGPCPDMPTSLEEDITFDPLPAGFSQVRWTDVNGNAELKVAAGRYRVSVSRGMEWSVWPTNAPADGGELVEVADGEVKTLAAEIAHVVDTSGVMNGDFHVHGITSADSVVRPQNRVLGFMGDGVDVLVSTDHDFIFDYAPTVIELGAEAEIATMVGVEITTPNIGHFNSFPLIRDPEHSRGGALDWGPGNTGYNLKPSDMFAWMDAQGGGAEHRVKQINHPDWTIPALKADLLRGHTYASAESRRMEPSDPDPITGDTGLWSDDFNSFEVMNGPSMPKYWTVMRWWLTMVSRGFAPTGVAVTDTHMLYSDLGGSPRTFVFVDPAHDTVATFDEAVFAKAITEGRAIGSNGPFFRVALENSEGARASIGDTIENGDGELTAYVTVDVPEWMTVDTIDIYTNLPAEDIVTAPGQEKSTPIPPTSSHPIDFEPTDLVEVANGALSHKHWTKTVEIPLTINEDAYVVVVVRAEDADSSMWPVIPKVGLKPYAFSNPVFVDADGGGYDNPPLAALAQTPSPHLLNIISPNDFVGVTLTPEEQLGRLFEGMSHSHDH is encoded by the coding sequence ATGCTGCTCGGGCTTATCTTCTCGATGTCTTTATCGGTGGCCTGTGGCTCAGATGAAGAGGAGAAATTTGACCCGATCGACGTGGTTGACGCGGGCGAGGGAGATACCGGTGAGGTGACCAAGGTCGAGCTTCCCGACGGCGTCGCGGTGCCCATCGACCTGAGCGAGTTTCTCGAGGGCGCCCCGACCGGCGAGGCGGGGACCCTGGGGGTCTACGAACTGAAAGAAGGCGATGACCGCCCGACCAATGAGATCGCCGAGTCGCGCCCCGGCGATTGGGTCCTCGAGAACGACCGGGTGAAGCTATTCGTCGAGGGGGCCAAGCGCGCCATGAGCCCGTGTCCCTACGGCGGCAATATCATCGACGCCCAGGTCAAAGGCGAGGGCGGCAACCTGAGCCTCGATAATACCGGCGAGATCTGCATGATGATCAACGTCGGCCAGACCTTCGCGCCGGAGCGCTTCGACGTCGTCCTCGACGGCGCCGACGGCGGCCCGGTCGTGCTCGCCGTCAGCGGTGAGCTGGAGCTGCTCGACTTCATCGACATCAAAACGATGGCCGACAGCTTCGCCCCGGGCATCCTCGATAAGGTCGCGATTGATCCCGACAATATCATGCCCAATAAGGTCACCCGCTACTTCATCCTGATGCCCGGCGAGAATAACGTCCGGGTGATCGAGGCGCTGCAAAATACCGGCGAGGAGCTGCGCCATATTATGTCCGGCCACCTGATGCGCGGCGGCGGGCATGGCAATTATTTCAACCCGATCAGCCGGCTCAACGGCTGGGGTTATACCTCGCTGGGCTTGAGCAATCTGTCGGGTGATCCGCTGCCCTTCGTGGCCTTTGCCGGCCCGACCGGCGGCTACGCCTATGTCCCCAAACCCGACCCCAACTTGATGCCAGAGGAAGGCGGTCTGCCGCGCGGCGGCGTGCAGGCAGCGGTCGCGGGCGTGAGCCTGTCGCTGCTTGGCCTGGAAGATGTCGCGGCGACTCTGTTGGCCAAAGAAGAGAAGTTGGCCCAGATGCCCGGGATCCTTCACCTTCAGCCCGGTGAGATCGGCCTGGTGGAGCATCGCGAGTATTTCGGCGGCGGCGCGCTCTCGTCGATCACCGACGACATTTATCCCTACCTGGCAGAGACCACCGGAACGCTTCAGGGCAAGGTCCTGGACAGCGAAGGGAGCGGAGTCGCAGGGGCCAAGGTCACCGCGATCAACGCCGGCGGTCAGGCGATGAGCCAGGCCGTCACCGACGCCGACGGGCGCTACTCGATGGTGCTCCCGGTCGATGATTATAGCGTGCGCGCACGCTTCGAGGCGCGCGTGAGCCTGGCCGACGCCAGCGCGACGGTCAGCGCCGACGCCAGCGCCGAGGCCGACGTTACCCTCAAAGATGGCGCGACCATAAGCATCTCCACGAAGACGCCCGGCGGCGCGGCCACCCCCGGGCGCGTGTCGCTCTTCTGCGAGGGACCGTGCCCCGATATGCCCACCTCGCTGGAAGAAGATATCACCTTCGACCCGCTGCCCGCGGGCTTCTCGCAGGTGCGCTGGACCGACGTCAACGGCAACGCCGAGCTTAAAGTGGCCGCCGGCCGCTACCGCGTCTCGGTCAGCCGCGGCATGGAGTGGTCGGTGTGGCCGACCAACGCGCCGGCCGACGGCGGCGAATTGGTCGAGGTTGCCGACGGTGAAGTGAAAACCCTGGCGGCCGAGATCGCCCACGTCGTCGACACCAGCGGCGTGATGAACGGCGACTTCCACGTGCACGGCATCACCTCGGCCGACAGCGTCGTGCGCCCCCAAAACCGCGTCCTCGGCTTTATGGGCGACGGCGTTGACGTCCTGGTCAGCACCGACCATGACTTCATCTTCGACTACGCGCCGACGGTCATCGAGTTGGGCGCCGAAGCCGAAATTGCCACGATGGTCGGCGTCGAGATTACGACCCCGAATATCGGTCACTTCAATAGCTTCCCGCTTATCCGGGACCCGGAGCACAGCCGCGGCGGCGCCCTCGATTGGGGCCCCGGCAATACCGGCTATAACCTGAAGCCCTCCGATATGTTCGCGTGGATGGACGCCCAGGGCGGCGGCGCCGAGCACCGCGTCAAGCAGATCAACCACCCAGATTGGACCATCCCGGCCCTCAAGGCCGACCTGTTGCGCGGGCACACCTACGCCTCGGCCGAGAGCCGTCGCATGGAGCCCAGCGACCCGGACCCGATCACCGGCGACACCGGTCTGTGGTCCGACGACTTCAACTCCTTCGAGGTCATGAACGGGCCGAGCATGCCCAAATATTGGACCGTGATGCGCTGGTGGCTCACGATGGTCAGCCGCGGCTTCGCCCCGACTGGCGTCGCGGTCACCGACACCCATATGCTCTACTCGGACCTCGGCGGCAGCCCGCGCACCTTCGTCTTCGTCGACCCGGCCCACGACACCGTGGCGACCTTCGACGAAGCGGTCTTTGCCAAGGCCATCACCGAGGGGCGCGCGATCGGCAGCAACGGCCCGTTCTTCCGCGTGGCGCTTGAGAATAGCGAGGGCGCGCGGGCGAGCATCGGCGACACCATCGAGAACGGCGACGGCGAGTTGACGGCCTATGTGACGGTCGACGTGCCGGAGTGGATGACGGTGGACACCATCGATATCTATACCAACCTGCCGGCCGAGGATATCGTCACCGCCCCGGGCCAGGAGAAGTCGACCCCGATTCCGCCGACCTCCTCGCACCCCATCGACTTCGAGCCGACCGACCTGGTCGAGGTCGCCAACGGCGCGCTGTCGCATAAACATTGGACCAAGACGGTCGAGATCCCGCTGACCATCAACGAGGACGCCTATGTCGTGGTGGTGGTCCGCGCCGAGGACGCTGACTCGAGCATGTGGCCGGTGATTCCGAAGGTCGGCTTGAAGCCCTACGCCTTCTCGAACCCGGTCTTCGTCGACGCCGATGGCGGCGGCTACGACAACCCCCCGCTCGCCGCGCTGGCCCAAACCCCGTCGCCGCACCTGCTCAATATCATCAGCCCGAACGACTTCGTGGGCGTGACGCTTACGCCCGAAGAGCAGTTGGGCCGGCTCTTCGAGGGGATGAGCCACAGTCACGATCATTAA